In Vanacampus margaritifer isolate UIUO_Vmar chromosome 18, RoL_Vmar_1.0, whole genome shotgun sequence, a genomic segment contains:
- the LOC144038684 gene encoding uncharacterized protein LOC144038684, translating into MAALWLLVVLEHVLLMDTGLCVPVDVKQVEFNALFKKDVFLNDDSLQQVSELVQAFAFVLKLQHNAKVEQDDRVSNIQQQHSYMSSSQLNVNQQHGNMSNVQQNVLDQQRYNISMNDQQSEILPPSNMSSYHNDKMDDVGGWRAVFVKV; encoded by the exons ATGGCTGCTCTTTGGCTCTTGGTTGTTCTGGAGCATGTGCTTTTAATGGACACAG GACTTTGTGTTCCAGTTGATGTTAAACAAGTTGAGTTCaatgctttgtttaaaaaag ATGTCTTCCTCAATGATGATTCACTTCAGCAGGTTTCTGAACTTGTCCAGGCTTTTGCTTTTGTGTTAAAACTACAACATAATG CTAAAGTGGAACAGGATGACCGAGTAAGCAACATCCAGCAGCAGCATAGCTACATGAGCAGCAGCCAACTGAATGTCAACCAACAGCATGGTAACATGAGCAACGTCCAACAGAATGTCCTTGACCAACAACGCTACAACATTAGCATGAACGACCAACAGAGTGAGATTCTACCCCCCAGCAACATGAGCAGCTACCACAATGACAAAATGGATGATGTTGGTGGCTGGCGAGCTGTTTTTGTGAAGGTTTGA
- the LOC144038471 gene encoding antihemorrhagic factor cHLP-B-like, with amino-acid sequence MMLTHLFAVLLCCAVALPGFVVTQMVTCGEDSVKAAAGMAVQHINGRHKHGFKFRLQEVQSSSYQQFSGGCHIDVNVKLVQTKCHFSNPKPANECQLWRLDERGAVATCSVEFWVMWGVAKITKYECTTRPELADKELLMICPSCPELLPLDNPTGVSAVQEAMLKFNRESDYHNYFTLMEVAQLTAADNVNIGTITRLKFALVETTCPRQSKHMFATCTPRCPDRANHVYCQASYYNSHGQVGELDCETYPPKNSEPLPAGEPEPVCRPLFHQSSEACVCKAKLRNPQPSIHHICPFPQKIAAPLL; translated from the exons ATGATGTTGACTCACCTATTTGCGGTTCTGCTCTGCTGCGCGGTGGCTCTGCCAGGCTTTGTGGTGACACAAATGGTGACGTGCGGCGAGGACAGCGTGAAGGCAGCGGCTGGCATGGCCGTCCAGCACATCAACGGGAGGCACAAGCACGGGTTCAAGTTCAGGCTGCAGGAGGTCCAGAGCAGCAGTTACCAACAG TTTTCCGGCGGTTGCCACATCGACGTGAACGTGAAGCTTGTGCAGACCAAATGTCACTTCAGCAACCCCAAACCTGCCAACGAATGTCAACTGTGGCGGCTGGACGAACGG GGCGCAGTGGCTACCTGCAGTGTTGAATTCTGGGTGATGTGGGGCGTGGCCAAAATCACCAAATACGAATGCACCACCAGACCAG AACTGGCTGACAAGGAGCTGCTGATGATTTGTCCCTCCTGCCCAGAGTTGTTGCCTCTGGACAACCCGACGGGCGTAAGCGCCGTGCAGGAGGCGATGCTCAAGTTCAACCGGGAGAGTGACTACCACAATTACTTCACCCTGATGGAAGTGGCTCAGCTCACCGCTGCG GACAACGTAAACATCGGCACCATcacccgtctgaagtttgccctGGTGGAGACAACGTGTCCCCGACAGTCCAAGCACATGTTTGCCACCTGCACGCCTCGCTGCCCCGACCGAGCT aatCATGTCTATTGCCAAGCGTCCTATTACAACTCTCACGGACAAGTGGGAGAACTGGACTGTGAAACGTACCCACCAAAA AATTCCGAGCCCCTCCCGGCTGGCGAGCCGGAGCCCGTCTGCAGGCCGTTATTCCACCAGAGTTCGGAAGCTTGCGTTTGCAAGGCCAAGCTGAGAAATCCTCAGCCGTCCATCCACCACATTTGTCCCTTCCCGCAAAAAATTGCTGCTCCTCTTCTGTGA